One part of the Marmota flaviventris isolate mMarFla1 chromosome 4, mMarFla1.hap1, whole genome shotgun sequence genome encodes these proteins:
- the Sertm1 gene encoding serine-rich and transmembrane domain-containing protein 1 has protein sequence MSEPDSSSGFAGSVENGTFLELFPTSLSTSVDPSSGHLSNVYIYVSIFLSLLAFLLLLLIIALQRLKNIISSSSSYPEYPSDAGSSFTNLEVCSISSQRSTFSNLSS, from the coding sequence ATGTCTGAGCCTGACTCTTCATCTGGATTTGCAGGGAGTGTGGAGAATGGAACTTTCCTTGAGTTGTTTCCCACATCGCTGTCCACATCGGTGGACCCATCCTCAGGCCACCTGTCCAATGTCTATATCTATGTGTCCATATTCCTCAGCCTTTTAGCAtttctgcttttgcttttaattattgCCCTCCAGAGGCTCAAAAACAtcatctcctccagctcctcctacCCCGAGTACCCAAGTGATGCTGGAAGTTCTTTCACCAACTTAGAAGTCTGTAGCATTTCCTCCCAAAGGTCCACTTTTTCAAACCTTTCATCCTGA